DNA from Parageobacillus thermoglucosidasius:
GGCGGCGAGATTGCAGCTCCCGCTTGCCGACGGGGATGAGCATGTGGCGATTATTCCGGCGCGCGACGACTATGAGGCGATGAAAAAGGCGCTTAGCGACCATGATTGCGTTGTGTTTTTGAAAGTGGCGAAGGTGATGGATATGATGATTCGGCTTCTCCGCGAACAAAACTTATTGCAAAAAGCCGCTGTGGTGACAAAAGTGACATCGAAAGAAGAAGTCATTTGGAATATAGAACAGCTCGAAGGAGCGGAGCTTGAATATTTAACGTTATTGGTGGTGAGAAAGTGAAATTGCATATTATTGGCGCAGGGCCCGGGGCACCGGACTTGATTACCGTTAAAGGCGCGCAATTGCTCCAAGAAGCGGATGCCATTTTTTACACGGATTCGCTCGTCAATGGCGAACTGATCGAGCGCTATCGAAAGCCAGAAGCCGAAGTGTTTCATACGGCGGGGATGCATTTAGAAGAAATGGTCGAGGCGATGTTGGAAAAACTGAGGCAAGGCAAAAAAGTCGTGCGCATCCATACGGGGGATCCGTCGGTTTACGGAGCGACACTCGAACAAATAGCGCTCTTAAAAAAACAGGGAGTCGAAATCGAAATTGTCCCTGGCGTCAGCTCGGTATTTGCAGCGGCTGCCGCTGTCCAAGCGGAGCTGACCGTTCCGGATTTGACGCAGACGGTCATTTTAACGCGAGCGGAAGGGCGGACGCCGGTCCCAGGGAAGGAAAAACTGGAAGAGCTGGCGAAACATCATTGTACTTTGGCGCTGTTTTTAAGCGCCACATTAACAAAAAAAGTGACAAAGGCGCTGAAAGATGCTGGCTGGAGCGACGATACCCCCGTTATCATCGTGTATAAAGCGACATGGCCAGACCAAAAGATCGTTTATTCCACTGTCGGCACGCTGGATGAGGATATGCGAGAAAACGGCATCCGCAAACATGCGCTTATATTGGCAGGCTGGGCGTTGGATACTGCCATTATTGAGCGCGACTATCGCTCCAAATTGTACGATAAAACGTTCACGCACGGATATCGGCGGGGGGTGTAAGAAAATGTATGCGATTGTTGCGATTACGAAGCACGGTACGGACATTGCCCGCCGCGTCGGCGAAAAGCTTCCGAATGCGGATGTATATTATACGAATAAGTTTGCGAGAGGCGACGAAGAAGAAAAAGGAATTCGCTTGTTTGCGGGGAACGTGCGGTTATTATTGCCGTCGCTCTTTCAAACATACCGCGGGCTTGTGCTTATTATTTCGCTCGGCGCGGTCGTGCGGATGATTGCCCCGTTATTAAAGGATAAAAAAACCGATCCGGCAGTTGTCGTTATCGATGATAAAGGACAGTACGTCATTAGCGTGCTTTCTGGGCATCTTGGCGGAGCGAACGAATTGACGCGGCAAGTTGCGGAAATTTTACACGCCCAACCGGTTATTACGACTGCCTCTGATGTACAAAAAACGATTGCCGTTGATTTGTTTGGCCGTTCTTTTGGCTGGGAATGGGAATCCGCCGAAAAGCTGACGCCTGTCAGCGCCGCTGTTGTTAATGAACAGCGCGTTGCTGTAGTGCAGGAGTCAGGAGAGAGAAATTGGTGGGATTACGATACGCCGCTGCCAAACAATATCCATGTTTATCATTCGGTTGGGGAAGCGCTAGCGGCAAAACCGGATGCCGCTCTTGTCGTGACCCATCGCCTGTTGTCGAAAGAGGAAGAAGCGATATTGCAAAACGGCGTTTTGTACCGTCCGAAAGTGATTGTGCTCGGCATCGGCTGCAACCGCGGCACAACAGCGGAAGAAATTGAAACGGTCATTCGCGAAACGTTAGACGAACTCCGTTTTTCCATAAAAAGCGTGAAAGCGGTATGTACGATTGCATTAAAAAAAGACGAGCCGGGACTGCTGGAAGTTGTCCGGAAATACGGATGGGAATTCATTTATTATACTCCGGAAGAATTAAATAACGTAAACATCGAACAACCTTCGGAAACGGTGTACCGCTATACAGGCGCTTACGGTGTCAGCGAGCCGGCAGCGAAGCTATATAGCGGCGCCGAAAAGCTGGAACTAGTTAAGAAAAAGGCGGGCAATGTCACGATTTCGGTGGCACTTTTGCAACATTAAGGAGGAAAACAACATGCGAAGAATTGTAATCGCCGGAACGGAAAGCGGTGTCGGAAAAACGACTGTAACCATCGGGCTGATGGCGGCGTTAAGGCAAAAAGGCTACACCGTGCAAGGATTTAAATGCGGTCCGGATTATATTGACCCGACCTATCATACCGCCGTCACGGGAAGACGATCGCGCAATCTGGACAGCTGGATGGTCGGCCATGAAACGGTTCAAGCGATTTGCGCCAAAGGCTGTGAAGGGGCGGATATCGCTATTATCGAAGGGGTCATGGGCCTGTTTGATGGAAAACGGCCGACGACAAACGAAGGAACGACGGCGGAGATCAGTGTTTTGACGAAAAGCCCGGTGTTGCTTGTCATCGACTGTTCCGGCATGGCACGGAGCGCGGCGGCGATAGTCCGCGGCTTTCAAACATTTGATAAACGCGTGCGCATTGCGGGAGTGATTGCCAACCGCGTCGGCAGTGAGGGACATTTTCGCCTTGTGAAAACGGCGATTGAACAAGAATGTGGCATTCCGGTGATCGGTTTTTTACAAAAAGATGATATGCTTCACATCCCAGAACGGCATTTAGGCCTTATTCCGTCGATAGAGCGCGGAGAGTTGGATGGCTTTTTTGCAAAATTAGGGGAGCGCGTCGCCGAGACGGTCGACCTTAACGCATTGCTTAAGCTTTCGGAAGCTCCGGCATTGAGCGCGCCGCGATCGTATGTCAATGTTAACAAATCGTATAATGTGCGGATTGCGGTGGCCAAAGACGCGGCGTTTCATTTTTATTATCCGGAAAATTTAGAGCTGTTACAGGCATATGGAGCTGAATTAGTCTTTTTCTCCCCGCTTGCCGGCGAACCGCTGCCGGACGATGTCGATGGGTTGTATATTGGCGGCGGATTTCCCGAAGAGTTCGCCAAAACGCTGTCCGAACAACAAAATGTCAAGCAGTCAATCAAAGCCGCGATCGAAAGCGGGCTTCCGACATTGGCGGAATGCGGGGGATTTATGTTTTTAACCGAAGCCATCGAAACGACGGATGGTTCGTGTTATGACATGGTCGGTGTCATTCCGGGGCGCGTCGTCATGCATTCGAAGCTCGTCGCGCTCGGTTATCGCGAAGTAAAGGGGGAAAAAGGAAATTTTTTGCTTCCGGAAGGATTGCGGGCGCGGGGGCATGAGTTTCATTATTCTACATATGAAGCGGAAGGCGGGCTTCCGTTTGCGTATGAAACAACAGGGCTGCGTGGTGTGAAAAAAGACGGCTATCAGCGGGAAAATTTAATTGCAGGCTATATCCATTTTCATTTTGCTTCTTGCCCGCCAATGGTCGAAAATTGGCTGAAGCGATGTAAGGAGGTGAAGGAACGTGGCTAAAGCGTTGCCGATTATGTTTCAAGGAACGCATTCCGACGCGGGAAAAAGCATTATCGCCACGGCGTTTTGCCGCATTTTCGCGGAAAACGGCTGGAAAACGGCGCCGTTTAAATCACAAAACATGTCCCTCAACTCGTACGTGACGGTCGATGGCAAAGAAATCGGGCGGGCGCAAGGAATCCAAGCGGAAGCGGCCGGCATTGTCGCAACGACCGATATGAACCCGATTTTAATTAAACCGAGCCGCGAGCATGAATCGCAAATCATCGTGCACGGACGGCCGTATAAAAATATGCGGGCGTTCGCGTACCGCAACGAATTTTTTGAAAAAGGATTGAGCATTATCCGCAAGTCGCTGGACGTTTTAATGAATGAATATGATCGGCTTGTGATTGAAGGGGCGGGAAGCCCAGCGGAAATCAATTTAAATGACCGCGAACTTGTCAACATGCGCGTCGCCCGCATGGCAAACGCGCCGGTAATATTAGTCGGCGATATTGAACGCGGCGGCGTGTTTGCCAGTTTAGTAGGGACGTTGCAGCTGCTTGACCAAGAAGACCGCAAGCGGATCATCGGCGTCATCATTAATAAGTTCCGCGGCGATTTGGCGCTTTTGCAGCCGGGGCTCGACTGGTTTGAACAATATACCGGCGTTCCGGTGTTAGGCGTCGTTCCATATTTAGAAGATTTACATATTGATGCGGAAGACTCGGTTAGTTTAGAACAAATGTCCACGGCCGTCAATCCGGACAAAGACATTGATATTGCGGTGATCCGTTATCCGAAAATCTCTAATTTCACGGATGTCGATCCGTTTTTGGCCGAGCCGGACTGCCATGTCCGGTTGGTGACGACGGCCGCGCAGCTTGGCAAGCCCGATTTGCTTATTTTACCTGGAAGCAAAAATACGATAGAAGATTTGCTATATATGAAGAAACAAGGCATTGCCGAGCAGATTCTAACGCTTTATAAACATCATTCTGCGACGATTGTCGGCATATGCGGCGGCTATCAAATGTTAGGCGCCCGCATTCGCGATCCATTTGGCGTGGAAACGCCGTTAAAGGAAATTTCCGGATTGCATCTTCTGCCGCTGGAAACGACGCTGGAGCGCAAAAAAACAACCGTCCTTTCGGAAGGAATATTGACATTTGCCGGTGAGCGCTTTTTGGTGAAAGGATATGAGATTCATATGGGGCGTTCGCAGCCGCTGGACGGAGATTATATCCCTTTTATCGACGTTCAAGGTCGCGGGGAAGGCGCGAAAAGCAAAGACGATCGGGTGTTAGGCACGTATTTTCACGATCTTTTTCATAACGATGCGTTTCGTGAAGCGCTATTGAATAACATTCGCCGCCGGAAAGGGTTGGCGCCCATTTACGGGCGTCAGTCGTTTCGCACCATCAGAGAACAGGCTTTTGACCGCCTTGCCAATCATGTGAAGCGGCACGTCCGCATGGATGAAATCGAAGAAAAAATGCATGTGTTTCAAAAGGAGGATGTATAATGTTATTTTCGATTCCAAAGCTGAATAAAGAAATCGGAAAAGAGGCACGCGCTTACGTCGACCAATTGACAAAACCGGTCGGCAGCCTTGGACGTTTAGAGAAGTTAGCGATCGAGCTGGCGGAAATGACAGGGAATAAATTTCCCGATGTTTCTCCGCCTGGCGTGCTTGTATTTGCCGCTGACCACGGTGTTGCGAAAGAAGGA
Protein-coding regions in this window:
- a CDS encoding cobalt-precorrin 5A hydrolase, with amino-acid sequence MYAIVAITKHGTDIARRVGEKLPNADVYYTNKFARGDEEEKGIRLFAGNVRLLLPSLFQTYRGLVLIISLGAVVRMIAPLLKDKKTDPAVVVIDDKGQYVISVLSGHLGGANELTRQVAEILHAQPVITTASDVQKTIAVDLFGRSFGWEWESAEKLTPVSAAVVNEQRVAVVQESGERNWWDYDTPLPNNIHVYHSVGEALAAKPDAALVVTHRLLSKEEEAILQNGVLYRPKVIVLGIGCNRGTTAEEIETVIRETLDELRFSIKSVKAVCTIALKKDEPGLLEVVRKYGWEFIYYTPEELNNVNIEQPSETVYRYTGAYGVSEPAAKLYSGAEKLELVKKKAGNVTISVALLQH
- a CDS encoding cobyric acid synthase, producing the protein MAKALPIMFQGTHSDAGKSIIATAFCRIFAENGWKTAPFKSQNMSLNSYVTVDGKEIGRAQGIQAEAAGIVATTDMNPILIKPSREHESQIIVHGRPYKNMRAFAYRNEFFEKGLSIIRKSLDVLMNEYDRLVIEGAGSPAEINLNDRELVNMRVARMANAPVILVGDIERGGVFASLVGTLQLLDQEDRKRIIGVIINKFRGDLALLQPGLDWFEQYTGVPVLGVVPYLEDLHIDAEDSVSLEQMSTAVNPDKDIDIAVIRYPKISNFTDVDPFLAEPDCHVRLVTTAAQLGKPDLLILPGSKNTIEDLLYMKKQGIAEQILTLYKHHSATIVGICGGYQMLGARIRDPFGVETPLKEISGLHLLPLETTLERKKTTVLSEGILTFAGERFLVKGYEIHMGRSQPLDGDYIPFIDVQGRGEGAKSKDDRVLGTYFHDLFHNDAFREALLNNIRRRKGLAPIYGRQSFRTIREQAFDRLANHVKRHVRMDEIEEKMHVFQKEDV
- a CDS encoding cobyrinate a,c-diamide synthase, which translates into the protein MRRIVIAGTESGVGKTTVTIGLMAALRQKGYTVQGFKCGPDYIDPTYHTAVTGRRSRNLDSWMVGHETVQAICAKGCEGADIAIIEGVMGLFDGKRPTTNEGTTAEISVLTKSPVLLVIDCSGMARSAAAIVRGFQTFDKRVRIAGVIANRVGSEGHFRLVKTAIEQECGIPVIGFLQKDDMLHIPERHLGLIPSIERGELDGFFAKLGERVAETVDLNALLKLSEAPALSAPRSYVNVNKSYNVRIAVAKDAAFHFYYPENLELLQAYGAELVFFSPLAGEPLPDDVDGLYIGGGFPEEFAKTLSEQQNVKQSIKAAIESGLPTLAECGGFMFLTEAIETTDGSCYDMVGVIPGRVVMHSKLVALGYREVKGEKGNFLLPEGLRARGHEFHYSTYEAEGGLPFAYETTGLRGVKKDGYQRENLIAGYIHFHFASCPPMVENWLKRCKEVKERG
- the cobM gene encoding precorrin-4 C(11)-methyltransferase; this encodes MKLHIIGAGPGAPDLITVKGAQLLQEADAIFYTDSLVNGELIERYRKPEAEVFHTAGMHLEEMVEAMLEKLRQGKKVVRIHTGDPSVYGATLEQIALLKKQGVEIEIVPGVSSVFAAAAAVQAELTVPDLTQTVILTRAEGRTPVPGKEKLEELAKHHCTLALFLSATLTKKVTKALKDAGWSDDTPVIIVYKATWPDQKIVYSTVGTLDEDMRENGIRKHALILAGWALDTAIIERDYRSKLYDKTFTHGYRRGV